From the genome of Marixanthomonas ophiurae, one region includes:
- a CDS encoding S66 peptidase family protein, giving the protein MITPEFLQKGDTVAIVSTARKISKTELKPGLDLLEGWGLKVILGKTIEAEQNQFAGDDGLRTADFQEMLDNPKVKAIWCARGGYGTVRMVDGLNFSEFKKNPKWVIGYSDITVLHSHIHNLDVETMHADMPADIKKRTVEAATSIKKVLFGEEYKISFPSEEKELIRTGKVTGQLVGGNLSVLYSILGSTSSVNTDGKILFIEDLDEYLYHIDRMMQNLKRSGFLKNLSGLVVGGLSDMNDNTIPFGKTAEKIIAEVVSEYEYPVCFNAPAGHIKDNRALIMGRNVTLEVTEKEAKLTF; this is encoded by the coding sequence ATGATTACACCTGAATTTTTACAAAAAGGCGATACCGTCGCAATTGTTTCCACTGCTCGAAAAATTTCAAAAACAGAATTAAAACCCGGTTTAGACTTGTTAGAAGGATGGGGCTTGAAAGTAATTTTAGGAAAAACAATCGAAGCCGAACAAAACCAGTTTGCAGGAGATGATGGATTACGAACAGCTGATTTTCAAGAGATGTTAGATAACCCAAAGGTAAAAGCCATTTGGTGTGCGCGAGGTGGTTATGGAACGGTTCGGATGGTGGATGGACTGAATTTTTCAGAATTCAAAAAAAATCCGAAGTGGGTTATTGGGTATAGCGATATTACGGTGCTGCATTCGCACATTCATAATTTGGATGTAGAAACGATGCACGCTGATATGCCAGCAGATATTAAGAAGAGAACAGTAGAAGCAGCAACTTCCATAAAAAAAGTTCTATTTGGAGAAGAATATAAAATTTCATTTCCTTCCGAAGAAAAAGAATTAATCCGAACCGGAAAAGTAACAGGGCAATTGGTGGGCGGTAACCTTTCGGTTTTGTATTCTATTTTAGGAAGTACTTCGTCAGTAAATACCGATGGAAAAATACTTTTCATAGAAGATTTGGATGAATACCTATATCACATTGACCGAATGATGCAAAACCTTAAACGCAGCGGATTTCTGAAAAACCTTTCTGGATTGGTAGTAGGTGGTTTGAGCGATATGAATGATAATACGATTCCTTTTGGAAAAACGGCTGAGAAAATTATTGCTGAAGTTGTTTCAGAATATGAGTACCCGGTTTGTTTTAATGCTCCGGCAGGTCATATAAAAGACAATCGCGCATTGATAATGGGACGAAACGTTACGTTGGAAGTGACTGAAAAGGAAGCGAAACTTACTTTTTAA
- a CDS encoding DUF3784 domain-containing protein, whose translation MIAIAILFIILGILIKYGKLYFLIAGYNTIPKEEKAKVDVDGIATVFRNAMFGMAFIMIIGYFAATWFANPEIENIAFFGALIIGIPYLLIRSNSKKYTIDK comes from the coding sequence ATGATAGCAATAGCAATCCTCTTTATTATCCTTGGCATACTGATTAAATACGGTAAACTATATTTTTTAATAGCAGGCTATAATACCATTCCAAAAGAAGAAAAAGCCAAAGTAGATGTCGATGGAATTGCAACAGTCTTTAGAAACGCCATGTTTGGCATGGCTTTTATAATGATAATCGGTTATTTTGCCGCTACATGGTTTGCGAATCCCGAAATTGAAAACATCGCTTTCTTTGGGGCATTAATCATAGGGATTCCCTATTTATTGATTCGATCTAATTCCAAAAAATATACGATTGACAAATAG